The window CCATTGGTGCGCACATCATTGTGGCATCCTGAACAGGTCTTGGGCGTACCCTTGAAGACTGCGGCTTTGTGGCATGTCTCGCAGGCAACGGCCACATGGGCTCCCGTTAGCGGAAACCCGGTCGAAAAATGATCGAAGGAGGATTTGCGCGCTGCCGACAGGGGGTTGCCTGCGACGATCGCCAAAGCGAACACCACAGTCAGGAGTGCAGCAAGCCATCTCCCGATCATGCGAACCCCGACTCCCTTTTTCCCGCCTGGACCCGGATCTTGGCGTCTCGACAGACACCGCAACCCAAAGACCATATCGTCAGCCTCAAATCCTCTCATCGACCCAAGGACTGAAACAGCTTATTATCGGGAATGGTTAATATAATCCGCGATCGAAAGTTAGGGCGGTTTATCCCGCTGTTGAATCAACCTATCGCGCAAAAGAATGGATTGTCAGCTTCGTGACAGTTTCGTTCATCTCAAAGTAAAAATACAGTATTACTTATGTTCACCCATAATTATACTGTGATTTCCTATCGACGCATTGTTATCTGGTTGAAATTTGTAGTCACATGACACTGTTCACAATTGTCTCCGAAGCTTCCCTTGTGAATATCGTCCTGCTTATGGCAGGCGACGCAATCCTTTTGCAGCTTTGCCGGATCTTCGGCTTTTGCATGGCAGGCCGAACAGATCAGTCCCTTGTGTTGGCCGGTCAGCGGAAATTGTGTCGCACCATCATGATCGAAACTCCACAGCTTCCAGCCGTTGACCGTGTGGCAGCGCGCACACTTTGACGGAGTGCCCAGGGCACCTGCGTGGTGATCGTCTGCATGGCAGGATTCACAGGTTACACCCTTGGCGGCGAAACTCTTGTCCGCATGGCATTGTGTGCATGCGACGGCCGCATGTTTGCCCAGCAACGGGAAGCGGGTCAGGGCATGATCGAAGGAGACCTTTTCCTTCCAGCCGATCGCATTGTGGCAACTCTCGCACGCTGCGCCGAACTTGCCTTTGTGGACATCGTCATCCGCGTGGCAGCTCGCACAGCTTACCGACAGTTTGACGACGCGTGGCGGTTGCTTGTGACATGCGCCGCAGGCAAGCGGCTCGTGCGCGCCGCGCAGGGCAAAACGGGTCATCGTGTTGTGATCGAAGCTTGCCTGCTTCCAGTCGCGGCTGTTGTGGCAGCGCGCGCACTCGGTGCCATTGCTGCCTTTGTGGACATCATCCTTGATGTGGCAGGCCACACAGGCCCTTGAAGGCTTCCGGATCGTGTTGCCGACGCCATGGCATGAAGCACACCCGGTTGACGCGTGCCGACCGATCAGGGGAAAGCCGGTATCCGTGTTGTGATCGAACGATGTTGCCTTCCACCCTGCCGGCGAATGGCAGCTGGCACAATTTGTTCCCCGAGAGCCGTTGTGCACATCCTTTTTTGCGTGGCAGGCGATGCATTGTGAGGGCGTCCCGGCCCAGCGTTGCCCGGCATGGCAGGAAAGGCAGGCGGCTGTCCTGTGGCCGCCGGTCAGTGCATAGCCCGTCGACCGGTGATCGAACGGCAAGGGTTGCTTCCAGCTGTTGACGTCATGACAGGTCTGGCAGGCCTTCCCGAGGCGGCCCAGATGCGGGTCCTTCTTCGCATGGCAGGTTGCGCAGGCCGTCGAGACCCCTCGGAAATGGCCGCCATTGCCGTGACAGCCCGCGCAGGTCGCCTTGGCGTGGCCGCCGAGCAGGGGGTAGTCTGTCAGCTGGTGGTTGAAGCCGGCGCGCGTGAACCGCACAATGGGGAAGTTGCGACCCTGGTGTTCGCTGTGGCACGTCTTGCAGGCTTGTGATCGCGCGGTCGATTTTCCGTGGAATCCGGCTCCCCCTCTTATGTCAGCGCCGATGCCGGTATGGCAGGCAAGACATTTTCCGTTCTGCGCCTGGCGCGAAAAGGATTCATGGCAAGAGGCGCAATTGGCTTCGAGCTTTGCATGGGCCCTGCTCAGCGGACCGGGCGTGATCAGGCGTTCCATGATGCCTTGGGCAAAGGCGAGGTGCGCAGCAAAGGCCAGCCAGGCAATCGCAAGAAGGCGAACCCACCGCGCC of the Aquisediminimonas profunda genome contains:
- a CDS encoding cytochrome c3 family protein, with the protein product MARWVRLLAIAWLAFAAHLAFAQGIMERLITPGPLSRAHAKLEANCASCHESFSRQAQNGKCLACHTGIGADIRGGAGFHGKSTARSQACKTCHSEHQGRNFPIVRFTRAGFNHQLTDYPLLGGHAKATCAGCHGNGGHFRGVSTACATCHAKKDPHLGRLGKACQTCHDVNSWKQPLPFDHRSTGYALTGGHRTAACLSCHAGQRWAGTPSQCIACHAKKDVHNGSRGTNCASCHSPAGWKATSFDHNTDTGFPLIGRHASTGCASCHGVGNTIRKPSRACVACHIKDDVHKGSNGTECARCHNSRDWKQASFDHNTMTRFALRGAHEPLACGACHKQPPRVVKLSVSCASCHADDDVHKGKFGAACESCHNAIGWKEKVSFDHALTRFPLLGKHAAVACTQCHADKSFAAKGVTCESCHADDHHAGALGTPSKCARCHTVNGWKLWSFDHDGATQFPLTGQHKGLICSACHAKAEDPAKLQKDCVACHKQDDIHKGSFGDNCEQCHVTTNFNQITMRR